From Salvia splendens isolate huo1 chromosome 16, SspV2, whole genome shotgun sequence, a single genomic window includes:
- the LOC121771374 gene encoding serine/threonine-protein phosphatase 7 long form homolog, with protein MPTLRPDFVMARMHTDNTPCAFMWTGSYMINRAPKHYVRHYREQLSLLQNSQFIWMPYVDRQLPDSCLEVDNSWRCVTYMVCWAIVEAHEPERVVRQFGGTPFIPELRDWGFNESHFKTNRRGRAKTNWATQNRAYIQHWDRRSEFVSNHYMEPLEDHVQVMRTRAYMEWYFKITITYITPPGRLPEVGMNTVASSSTLQAETLARVFELSRGFDPEDVVGLLHQINNLVLNCLTECGESERTVIPSTQRTDVDMSRGFLRRARGIGQRGVRTGGHGY; from the exons ATGCCCACTTTGAGACCGGATTTTGTGATGGCCCGTATGCATACAGACAACACTCCATGTGCATTTAT GTGGACTGGCTCATATATGATAAACAGAGCGCCCAAACATTATGTTCGACATTATCGTGAACAACTATCATTACTCCAAAATAGCCAG TTTATATGGATGCCATATGTGGACCGTCAATTGCCAGACTCCTGCCTCGAGGTAGACAACAGTTGGCGATGTGTGACGTACATGGTTTGTTGGGCTATTGTCGAAGCACATGAGCCTGAGCGCGTTGTGAGACAATTTGGAGGCACTCCGTTCATCCCGGAATTGCGCGATTGGGGTTTCAACGAAAGTCATTTCAAAACAAATCGTCGGGGAAGAGCTAAGACGAACTGGGCTACGCAAAACAGAGCTTACATTCAACATTGGGATAGAAGGTCGGAGTTCGTCTCTAATCATTACATGGAGCCTCTTGAAGACCACGTGCAGGTGATGAGAACTCGCGCATACATGGAGTGGTATTTTAAAATAACCATTACATATATCACACCGCCGGGTAGGCTTCCAGAAGTAGGGATGAACACTGTTGCATCATCATCTACACTCCAA GCTGAGACATTGGCTCGTGTATTTGAATTGTCGCGCGGTTTTGACCCAGAAGACGTTGTAGGATTGTTGCATCAGATTAACAATCTTGTTCTTAACTGCCTTACCGAGTGCGGCGAGAGCGAACGCACGGTCATACCTTCTACACAGCGCACTGATGTGGATATGTCCCGGGGTTTTCTCCGAAGAGCTCGCGGAATTGGGCAAAGAGGTGTCCGAACAGGCGGACATGGTTATTAA